Proteins from one Legionella taurinensis genomic window:
- a CDS encoding LPS-assembly lipoprotein LptE produces the protein MRKRLVLLSLVSLLAACGFKLRGVAEMPRWLNHVAVVIQDAHRDLGPLLKEQLEAYNIVVVPNPAEAQYLLIVERDHNQQQLTSVSASTTPRQYQLVYTVRFSLVKRKGPVMIRSTQVGVSRQLTVNNDRILGSDFEESTLYNEMRRDAVMQILIRLNRKPQ, from the coding sequence ATGCGGAAGCGACTTGTTCTTTTAAGCTTAGTCAGTCTGCTCGCAGCCTGCGGCTTTAAATTGCGCGGCGTAGCAGAAATGCCGCGCTGGCTCAATCATGTCGCGGTGGTCATCCAGGATGCTCACCGCGATTTAGGCCCGCTGCTGAAAGAGCAACTGGAGGCTTACAACATCGTGGTTGTCCCCAATCCTGCCGAAGCCCAGTACTTGCTTATTGTCGAGCGGGACCACAACCAGCAGCAGCTGACCAGCGTCAGTGCCAGCACCACTCCCCGTCAATATCAACTGGTGTACACTGTTCGTTTTTCCTTGGTTAAAAGGAAGGGACCTGTAATGATTCGCTCAACGCAAGTGGGGGTATCGCGGCAATTGACAGTCAACAATGATCGAATTTTAGGTTCAGACTTTGAAGAATCCACTCTGTATAATGAAATGCGACGGGATGCCGTGATGCAAATCCTTATTCGCTTGAATCGTAAGCCGCAATAG
- a CDS encoding saccharopine dehydrogenase family protein gives MYNVMITGAGKIGSLIACLLAESGDYQVHIADLEFSGTDVSRLLQTMPQIKTVAMDVKDEHSILTYLQTNNIVAVISSLPYFLNTHVAKVAKAAKAHYFDLTEDTSVTEAVKQIAEGADTAFVPQCGLAPGFISIAANSLMKEFDECLHAELRVGALPQRANNALHYSLTWSTDGVINEYGNLCYGIEHGKPAVMRPLEGLEAIQIDGCEYEAFNTSGGLGSLAELYEGKIQTLNYKTMRYPGHCEKMRLLMNDLKLNEDRDTLKRILERAIPKTYQDIVIVYVSVEGIKHGELSEKSYVRKVYPATICGLEWSAIQVSTASGVCAVVDLVLGQENEYHGLILQENFLLSDVLANRFGHYYA, from the coding sequence ATGTACAACGTTATGATTACCGGAGCGGGTAAAATTGGCAGTCTGATTGCCTGTTTGTTAGCCGAAAGCGGCGATTATCAGGTCCATATTGCTGATTTGGAATTTTCCGGAACGGACGTAAGCCGGTTGCTGCAAACCATGCCGCAAATCAAAACCGTAGCGATGGATGTAAAGGACGAGCACTCAATTTTGACTTATCTGCAAACCAATAATATTGTTGCGGTCATTTCAAGTCTGCCTTATTTCCTCAATACCCATGTTGCCAAAGTAGCCAAAGCGGCTAAAGCGCATTATTTTGATTTAACCGAGGATACCTCGGTCACTGAGGCTGTGAAGCAGATTGCCGAGGGTGCCGACACCGCGTTTGTACCCCAGTGCGGTTTGGCTCCGGGGTTCATCAGTATCGCGGCCAATAGCCTCATGAAAGAGTTTGACGAATGCCTGCATGCCGAGCTTCGTGTCGGTGCTTTACCGCAGCGCGCCAACAATGCTCTGCATTATTCACTGACCTGGTCCACCGATGGGGTCATTAATGAATACGGTAACCTGTGTTACGGCATTGAACATGGCAAGCCTGCCGTCATGCGGCCGCTCGAAGGTCTTGAAGCCATCCAAATCGATGGCTGTGAATACGAAGCGTTCAATACCTCCGGCGGGCTTGGAAGTCTGGCTGAATTGTACGAGGGTAAAATCCAGACTTTGAATTACAAAACCATGCGCTACCCCGGTCATTGCGAAAAAATGCGTCTGTTAATGAATGATCTAAAATTAAATGAAGACCGTGACACCTTAAAGCGCATTTTAGAACGCGCCATCCCCAAAACCTACCAGGATATCGTGATTGTCTATGTGTCGGTTGAAGGCATCAAACACGGCGAACTGTCTGAGAAAAGTTACGTGAGAAAAGTCTATCCCGCAACGATCTGCGGGCTTGAATGGTCTGCTATTCAAGTCAGTACGGCCTCCGGTGTCTGCGCTGTGGTGGATTTGGTCCTTGGTCAGGAAAATGAATACCATGGCCTCATCCTCCAGGAAAATTTCCTGTTGTCGGATGTCCTTGCCAATCGTTTCGGCCATTATTACGCATAG
- the holA gene encoding DNA polymerase III subunit delta, producing the protein MLIKHQDIRFQVNPPLSAIYVLIGQDTFLIDKAITTLKQTWNSLHSQGSDVKVMDIESSGDWARLMDAATNYSLFAEATLVDARYAKKSLDSEGKAFFESYLARVNSDCLLLLRAPDLTQKSLQFLVNHPQVTLVQTKAPDKAAVQRWMKEQLTQHAIRYQAAVLPLIEQYTRGNLAACAQLLDKIKITHDLEHELTITLVKQYLFDQAQYQLFELSDACLLGDTAQALLILRHAAENRVEWTLILWVLAQEVRLLLQLHHSNHRNLPFSTTLSQLKIWPQRGKLYQTALKRHTEEGLSSLLAFCGKLDTLIKTSQTPQTPRHFELLVVGLCSGQQVLLS; encoded by the coding sequence ATGTTAATAAAACATCAGGATATCCGCTTTCAGGTCAATCCCCCCTTATCAGCCATTTATGTCTTGATCGGGCAGGATACCTTTCTTATCGACAAGGCGATCACCACGTTAAAGCAAACCTGGAACTCTTTGCATTCTCAAGGCAGTGATGTCAAGGTAATGGATATCGAGTCTTCCGGTGATTGGGCCAGACTGATGGATGCAGCGACTAATTATTCCCTGTTTGCTGAAGCGACCCTGGTGGATGCCCGCTATGCGAAAAAATCCTTAGACAGTGAAGGAAAAGCCTTTTTTGAATCGTATTTAGCCCGTGTCAATTCTGACTGCTTACTCCTTCTGCGTGCGCCTGATCTGACACAAAAATCATTGCAGTTCCTGGTCAATCATCCTCAGGTGACTCTGGTACAGACCAAAGCCCCGGATAAGGCGGCCGTGCAGCGCTGGATGAAAGAGCAATTAACCCAGCATGCCATTCGCTATCAGGCGGCAGTACTGCCATTGATTGAGCAATATACTCGCGGCAACTTAGCCGCCTGCGCGCAATTATTGGACAAAATCAAGATCACCCATGATCTTGAGCATGAATTAACGATTACGCTGGTGAAGCAATACCTGTTTGATCAGGCCCAGTATCAATTGTTTGAATTAAGCGACGCCTGCCTGCTGGGCGATACCGCTCAGGCCTTGCTTATACTGCGGCATGCCGCTGAAAACCGGGTGGAATGGACACTGATTTTATGGGTTCTGGCTCAAGAAGTGCGTCTTTTACTGCAACTCCATCACAGCAATCACCGAAACCTTCCTTTTTCCACCACCCTGAGTCAGTTAAAGATATGGCCACAACGCGGCAAACTTTACCAGACCGCTTTAAAAAGGCATACTGAGGAAGGGTTATCCAGCTTGTTGGCGTTTTGTGGCAAACTGGATACACTAATCAAAACAAGCCAGACTCCGCAGACTCCCCGTCATTTCGAATTGCTGGTCGTGGGTTTATGCTCGGGTCAACAGGTCCTATTATCTTGA
- a CDS encoding CvpA family protein produces MQWYWVDLVILSIIGLSVITGLFRGFIKELIALVVWILALWLAYSYTDVVGPWFQPYIQDPTARKGAGFVVILLSTLLVGAIVNAILSFILKRTGLSGTDRLLGMAFGFVRGVFIVSLIMLVIQMTSMPHEEYSKNSRLYAKFNPIVQWLYSMLPDFIKKVQLIDTQKIVANASKDLEFTNFDEI; encoded by the coding sequence ATGCAATGGTACTGGGTTGATTTAGTCATTCTGTCGATTATCGGGCTTTCGGTTATTACTGGTTTGTTTCGTGGCTTTATCAAAGAGCTCATCGCCTTAGTCGTCTGGATTTTAGCCCTCTGGCTGGCCTATAGCTACACCGATGTGGTGGGTCCCTGGTTTCAACCCTACATTCAGGATCCGACGGCACGGAAGGGGGCAGGCTTTGTAGTCATTCTATTGTCTACTTTGCTGGTTGGAGCCATCGTTAACGCGATATTAAGTTTTATTCTCAAACGTACAGGATTAAGCGGCACTGACCGTTTATTGGGCATGGCCTTTGGTTTTGTTCGTGGTGTTTTTATTGTGTCTCTGATTATGCTGGTTATTCAGATGACGTCCATGCCCCATGAGGAATATTCAAAAAATTCCCGTCTCTATGCCAAATTTAACCCCATTGTGCAATGGCTTTATAGCATGCTGCCTGATTTTATCAAAAAGGTTCAACTCATCGATACCCAGAAAATTGTGGCGAACGCTTCCAAGGATCTGGAATTTACCAATTTCGATGAGATTTGA
- the leuS gene encoding leucine--tRNA ligase: MDISYKPRDVEEQAQQYWLKKQSFNVTEDLNREKFYCLSMFPYPSGTLHMGHVRNYTLGDVIARYQRALGKNVLQPIGWDAFGLPAENAAIKHGIHPAEWTRKNIASMKEQFMRLGNAYDWKREIATCDADYYRWEQWFFIKLYEKGLVYKKNALVNWDPVDQTVLANEQVVDGRGWRSGALVERREISQWFIKITAYADELLNGLDTLDEWPSQVKQMQRNWIGRSEGCEIAFKVEGYAKKLKIYTTRPDTLMGVTYLAVAPDHPLAKEAAKTNAAVQEFVESCQGVRMAEADLATMEKRGIATSFRAIHPITGAEVPVWIANFVLMQYGSGAVMAVPAHDQRDWEFAQKYQLPLKEVIKPVEGTHDYSQSAFTGEGELIHSEPFNGLTSAQAIKTISAYIEEHELGKITVNYRLRDWGVSRQRYWGTPIPMIHCEECGIVPVPEDQLPVELPENIQFSGNGSPLAQCNDFLHTQCPKCGQDATRETDTFDTFVESSWYYARFACKGQDNAMLDDRAKYWTPVDQYIGGIEHAVMHLLYARFFHKLMRDEGLVNSDEPFKALLTQGMVLKDGHKMSKSLGNIVDPNHLIDTYGADTARLFVMFAAPPEQSLEWSDTAVEGAHRFLKRIWAFAYQHQDLIKEANNAISDGNGHVDWQHAESRLKKSRMAVNQILAQASNDYEKHQFNTVVSGCMKLFNELSAYSVETEDDKYFIHAGMSILLRLLAPITPHIGHHLWQQLGYDRVIIDAPWPKVDKSALKSDELDFVVQVNGKLRAQFSADSDSDENTLIQLAKQHAHAFIEDKAIKKAIVVMHRQLINLVVG, translated from the coding sequence ATGGATATTAGCTATAAACCGCGAGATGTTGAAGAACAAGCCCAACAGTATTGGCTTAAAAAACAATCGTTTAATGTCACTGAAGATTTAAACAGAGAAAAATTTTATTGCTTATCCATGTTCCCTTACCCCAGCGGAACGTTGCATATGGGGCATGTCCGGAATTATACTCTGGGCGATGTGATTGCCCGCTACCAGCGGGCGCTGGGTAAAAATGTTCTGCAACCCATTGGCTGGGATGCGTTCGGTTTACCCGCTGAAAACGCCGCCATCAAACATGGCATTCATCCGGCTGAGTGGACCCGAAAAAACATTGCCTCCATGAAAGAACAATTCATGCGTCTTGGCAACGCCTATGACTGGAAACGCGAAATCGCAACCTGTGATGCCGATTATTACCGCTGGGAACAGTGGTTTTTCATTAAATTGTATGAAAAAGGGCTGGTCTATAAAAAGAATGCCCTGGTGAACTGGGATCCTGTGGATCAGACGGTTCTCGCCAATGAGCAGGTCGTGGACGGCCGCGGCTGGCGCTCAGGCGCGCTGGTTGAACGCCGGGAAATATCCCAGTGGTTTATTAAAATCACCGCTTACGCGGATGAGCTGCTTAACGGGTTGGACACGCTGGACGAATGGCCTTCCCAGGTCAAGCAGATGCAGCGCAACTGGATAGGCCGCTCCGAGGGCTGCGAAATTGCCTTTAAAGTGGAAGGCTATGCGAAAAAGCTTAAAATTTATACCACCCGTCCCGACACACTCATGGGAGTGACCTATCTGGCCGTTGCACCAGACCATCCGCTGGCGAAAGAAGCCGCCAAAACCAATGCCGCCGTTCAGGAATTTGTTGAAAGCTGTCAGGGAGTCCGTATGGCCGAGGCCGATCTGGCCACCATGGAAAAAAGAGGGATAGCGACCTCCTTTAGGGCCATTCATCCGATTACCGGGGCTGAAGTGCCCGTGTGGATAGCCAATTTTGTCCTGATGCAGTACGGTTCCGGTGCGGTAATGGCCGTTCCCGCACACGATCAGCGCGACTGGGAATTCGCACAAAAATACCAATTGCCTCTGAAAGAAGTCATCAAACCCGTTGAGGGCACCCATGACTACAGCCAATCGGCTTTTACCGGCGAAGGCGAGTTGATTCATTCAGAGCCATTTAACGGACTTACGTCCGCTCAGGCGATTAAAACCATTTCAGCCTACATTGAAGAACACGAGCTGGGTAAAATCACAGTGAATTATCGCCTTCGTGACTGGGGCGTTTCAAGGCAGCGCTACTGGGGTACACCGATTCCCATGATTCATTGTGAAGAATGCGGCATTGTCCCCGTACCCGAAGATCAATTGCCCGTTGAACTCCCGGAAAACATTCAATTCTCAGGCAATGGCTCGCCCTTGGCCCAGTGCAATGACTTTCTGCATACCCAATGCCCCAAGTGCGGACAGGATGCGACGCGTGAAACCGATACCTTCGATACCTTCGTGGAGTCCTCCTGGTACTATGCCCGTTTTGCCTGCAAAGGCCAGGACAACGCCATGCTTGACGATCGCGCCAAGTACTGGACACCGGTGGATCAATACATTGGCGGGATTGAGCATGCGGTCATGCATTTACTCTATGCCCGCTTTTTCCATAAATTGATGCGAGATGAAGGTCTGGTCAATTCCGATGAACCCTTCAAGGCATTGCTGACTCAGGGTATGGTGCTTAAAGACGGCCATAAAATGTCCAAGTCCTTGGGCAATATCGTTGATCCAAATCACCTCATTGATACCTACGGCGCCGACACAGCCCGTCTGTTTGTGATGTTTGCAGCACCGCCAGAACAATCCCTGGAATGGTCCGATACCGCCGTAGAGGGGGCTCATCGTTTCCTCAAGCGCATCTGGGCCTTCGCGTATCAACATCAGGACCTGATTAAAGAAGCCAACAATGCCATTTCGGACGGCAATGGGCACGTTGATTGGCAACACGCTGAAAGCCGGCTTAAAAAGTCACGCATGGCCGTCAATCAGATTCTCGCACAGGCCAGCAATGATTATGAAAAGCACCAGTTCAACACGGTGGTTTCAGGCTGCATGAAATTATTTAATGAATTATCGGCCTATTCTGTTGAAACGGAAGACGACAAGTATTTTATTCATGCAGGCATGAGTATTTTATTGCGCCTGTTAGCGCCGATCACCCCGCACATTGGTCACCATTTGTGGCAGCAGCTTGGCTATGATCGTGTGATCATCGATGCGCCCTGGCCCAAGGTTGATAAAAGTGCGTTGAAAAGCGACGAGCTCGATTTTGTTGTTCAGGTTAACGGCAAACTGCGTGCGCAATTCAGTGCGGACAGTGACAGCGATGAAAACACACTGATTCAACTGGCAAAACAGCATGCCCATGCGTTCATCGAGGACAAAGCCATTAAAAAGGCCATTGTGGTTATGCACCGCCAATTAATCAATCTGGTTGTCGGCTGA
- the amaB gene encoding L-piperidine-6-carboxylate dehydrogenase, whose translation MDLLSKLGIASINPGAFSGQGWRSEMQGGRLASYCPATGEKLAEVATCTLADYETVLERAEKAALAWRQVPAPKRGEIIRQMGEALREHKDWLGSLVSLEMGKSKQEGDGEVQEMIDIADFAVGQSRMLYGNTMHSERPNHRMYEQWHPYGIVGVISAFNFPVAVWSWNAFIAAICGNVTLWKPSAKTPLCAIAVQHVCNKVLQANHCPEIFSLVIPDSHDVTERLVDDARIPLISFTGSTAVGKQVAAKVAGRLGKTILELGGNNAIILDESADLNLAIPGIVFGAVGTAGQRCTSTRRLFVHQNLYKDVVKRLQHAYEQITIGDPLDSKNLMGPLIDEQAVNQFKSAVSRIKHAGGQIVFGGEVLNKAGYFVQPTLVTDIKNDWDIVQEETFAPILYVMPFSTLDEAIALQNGVPQGLSSAIFTQNLKNAERFLSAKGSDCGIANVNIGTSGAEIGGAFGGEKETGGGRESGSDSWKAYMRRQTNTINWGDDLPLAQGIRFNLS comes from the coding sequence ATGGATTTATTAAGTAAACTGGGCATTGCCTCCATCAACCCTGGTGCGTTCAGCGGCCAGGGTTGGCGCAGTGAGATGCAAGGGGGGCGTTTGGCCTCCTATTGCCCGGCAACCGGTGAAAAACTCGCTGAAGTGGCGACCTGCACCCTGGCTGATTATGAAACAGTACTGGAACGTGCCGAGAAGGCCGCTTTGGCCTGGCGTCAGGTGCCGGCGCCCAAGCGCGGTGAGATTATCCGTCAGATGGGCGAGGCGCTTCGCGAGCACAAAGACTGGCTGGGGAGCCTGGTATCGCTTGAAATGGGTAAATCCAAACAGGAAGGCGATGGCGAAGTTCAGGAAATGATTGATATCGCCGATTTTGCCGTGGGACAATCCCGTATGCTCTACGGCAATACCATGCACTCCGAACGCCCGAATCACCGCATGTATGAGCAGTGGCATCCCTATGGCATCGTCGGAGTTATTTCGGCATTTAATTTTCCGGTGGCGGTGTGGTCATGGAATGCCTTTATTGCAGCCATCTGCGGCAATGTCACCCTATGGAAGCCCTCTGCTAAAACGCCTCTGTGTGCCATTGCTGTGCAGCATGTCTGCAATAAAGTATTGCAGGCTAACCATTGCCCTGAAATTTTCTCACTGGTCATCCCTGATTCACATGACGTCACTGAGCGCCTGGTTGATGATGCACGCATTCCGCTCATTTCATTTACCGGTTCTACGGCAGTAGGCAAACAAGTGGCTGCCAAAGTCGCTGGTCGCTTGGGTAAAACCATTCTGGAACTGGGGGGTAACAATGCCATCATTCTGGATGAATCGGCTGACCTCAATCTGGCCATTCCGGGTATTGTTTTTGGTGCGGTGGGAACTGCAGGACAACGTTGTACCAGCACACGGCGTTTGTTTGTTCATCAGAATCTTTATAAAGATGTTGTCAAACGTCTTCAGCATGCCTATGAGCAAATTACTATCGGTGATCCATTAGACAGCAAAAACCTCATGGGCCCCCTGATTGATGAGCAAGCGGTCAATCAATTCAAATCAGCCGTTTCCCGCATTAAGCATGCCGGAGGTCAGATTGTTTTTGGCGGCGAAGTGTTGAATAAAGCCGGTTACTTTGTCCAGCCTACTCTGGTGACCGACATCAAGAACGACTGGGATATCGTACAGGAAGAGACCTTTGCCCCGATTCTTTATGTCATGCCGTTCTCAACCCTGGACGAGGCCATCGCATTGCAAAACGGTGTACCGCAGGGGCTTTCTTCTGCTATCTTTACTCAGAACCTCAAAAATGCTGAACGCTTCTTAAGTGCCAAAGGCAGCGATTGCGGCATTGCCAATGTCAATATTGGGACATCCGGCGCTGAAATCGGCGGGGCATTTGGCGGTGAGAAAGAAACCGGTGGCGGGCGTGAGTCCGGTTCCGATTCCTGGAAAGCCTACATGCGCCGTCAGACCAATACCATTAATTGGGGGGATGACTTACCTTTGGCCCAAGGGATACGGTTTAATCTGTCTTAG
- a CDS encoding SPOR domain-containing protein: protein MKFTMDERVKHRLVGIAVILSVVAIFMPAIMKKSSQRFDDNVSMSVKLPPKPALPQVSMPDEKEMFKTVKVAHVDIPPIDEEARPASTLAKAEPLSQMNKGPTIVAEEKPGKNIPTIAMADIKPAVVKTQAQPTRLTQIKKPALVKPVSKSTSVQVAVKKTSPAVNKPISTANAAARYGYAVQLATFSQQRNAVALIARLKSKGYQARFNKVVDNKGTVYKVIVGNMKERQQAQKLQQQLASAIQLNGFIVTTRVS, encoded by the coding sequence ATGAAATTTACTATGGATGAGCGCGTCAAGCATCGCTTGGTAGGCATTGCCGTCATTTTGTCAGTTGTGGCTATTTTTATGCCGGCCATTATGAAAAAATCCAGCCAGCGATTTGATGACAACGTCAGCATGTCGGTTAAACTGCCGCCGAAACCTGCGTTACCGCAAGTGTCCATGCCGGACGAAAAGGAAATGTTTAAAACGGTGAAAGTGGCCCATGTCGACATTCCTCCGATTGATGAAGAAGCAAGGCCTGCATCGACCCTGGCGAAGGCTGAACCCTTAAGCCAGATGAATAAAGGCCCGACCATTGTCGCCGAAGAAAAACCTGGAAAAAATATTCCGACCATCGCAATGGCTGACATAAAACCTGCGGTTGTCAAAACCCAGGCTCAGCCGACGCGTCTCACTCAAATTAAAAAACCTGCGCTGGTTAAGCCGGTTAGTAAGTCGACATCCGTTCAGGTGGCTGTCAAGAAAACAAGCCCGGCAGTCAACAAGCCCATTTCGACGGCTAATGCCGCGGCACGTTACGGTTATGCTGTTCAGTTAGCGACGTTTTCTCAACAACGCAATGCCGTGGCGTTAATTGCGCGTTTAAAGAGCAAAGGGTATCAGGCTCGCTTTAATAAAGTAGTCGATAACAAAGGCACTGTTTATAAAGTGATTGTTGGCAACATGAAAGAACGTCAGCAAGCCCAGAAATTACAGCAGCAACTGGCCAGTGCCATCCAGTTGAATGGATTCATCGTTACCACCAGGGTTAGTTAG
- the lnt gene encoding apolipoprotein N-acyltransferase: MEVSTPIEQFESFAVKKRAIPVFLRFFFFGLMLPLSFAPFHLPALAILSLALFYHQLNGTPKSAFLHGLFYGFGFFGLGVSWIFVSIHEYGHLNELLSAFITFLFIIYLSLFPALTAFLFSRLRIQPFTLLSALAFSALWILGEYLRATFLTGFPWLLLGFGQFDAPIKFLLPVIGVYGIGFLTCFAATLLSLGFKAQSVARLRHVVLFLLIVLTPFVFKHRQWSESHAAPVSVGVIQANLSMRDKWDEALFWQLLQGYQEETEKLLGTELILMPESAIPLPPSYVSDFLYQMQQRAKRAGSAILLGIPQPVSPGDERYFNSLMTLGKAKGSYQKQHLVPFGEYMPRFFIALSDWLGIPDANLQAGKSDQTLIRVQKHAIASLICYELAYGDLLRRQLPAAEWIVSISDDGWFGHSLAMYQQQQMAQVRSLQVARYQVVANNDGLSSVINHQGDIVASLPAFTSGLLRASLYPMTGSTPWTYWGDTPVLLFCALIYLFCLVQKQLKNKDSAEAIAGEVKRRYPYQPV, encoded by the coding sequence ATGGAAGTCAGCACTCCAATTGAACAATTTGAATCATTTGCTGTAAAAAAAAGGGCTATCCCTGTCTTTTTACGGTTTTTTTTCTTTGGTTTAATGCTGCCCCTGAGTTTTGCCCCCTTCCATCTGCCAGCCTTAGCCATCCTTTCACTGGCCTTGTTTTATCATCAGTTAAACGGTACGCCCAAATCCGCTTTTCTTCATGGTTTGTTTTATGGATTTGGTTTTTTCGGGTTGGGCGTTTCCTGGATTTTTGTCAGCATTCATGAGTATGGGCATTTAAACGAATTGCTCTCGGCGTTCATTACCTTCCTGTTTATCATTTATCTCTCTCTGTTTCCGGCTTTGACGGCGTTTTTATTCAGCCGACTCAGGATTCAACCCTTTACCCTGCTTTCAGCCCTTGCTTTCAGCGCCCTTTGGATTCTTGGCGAATACCTGCGCGCCACGTTTCTAACCGGTTTTCCCTGGCTTTTGCTCGGCTTCGGTCAATTCGATGCACCGATTAAGTTTCTCCTCCCTGTTATCGGGGTGTATGGCATCGGCTTTCTGACCTGCTTTGCCGCCACCCTGTTATCGCTGGGTTTTAAAGCACAAAGCGTCGCACGCTTAAGGCATGTTGTCCTCTTCCTTCTCATTGTGCTCACGCCCTTCGTATTTAAACACAGGCAGTGGAGCGAATCGCATGCAGCGCCGGTCAGCGTCGGCGTCATTCAGGCGAATTTATCCATGCGCGACAAATGGGATGAGGCCTTATTCTGGCAATTGCTGCAAGGTTATCAGGAGGAAACGGAAAAGCTGTTGGGAACTGAACTGATTCTGATGCCTGAGTCAGCGATTCCCCTGCCGCCAAGCTATGTCAGTGATTTCCTCTACCAGATGCAGCAACGGGCGAAACGAGCCGGCAGCGCCATTCTCCTCGGCATCCCTCAACCGGTTTCCCCGGGCGACGAGCGGTATTTCAATTCATTAATGACCCTCGGCAAAGCCAAAGGCAGTTATCAGAAGCAGCACCTTGTTCCTTTCGGGGAATACATGCCCCGGTTTTTTATTGCACTCAGCGACTGGTTGGGCATACCCGACGCCAACCTGCAGGCAGGCAAGTCAGATCAAACCCTTATTCGCGTTCAAAAACACGCCATTGCCAGCCTTATCTGTTATGAATTGGCTTATGGCGACCTGCTGCGCCGCCAATTACCCGCCGCAGAATGGATCGTCTCCATCAGCGATGACGGCTGGTTTGGCCACTCCCTTGCCATGTACCAGCAGCAGCAGATGGCCCAGGTACGTTCGCTGCAGGTCGCCCGTTATCAGGTAGTGGCTAACAATGACGGGTTGTCTTCCGTCATCAATCACCAGGGGGACATTGTAGCGTCGTTACCGGCATTCACGTCCGGCCTGTTGCGAGCCTCCCTCTATCCGATGACCGGCAGCACGCCATGGACATATTGGGGGGATACGCCGGTTTTATTATTTTGTGCCCTGATCTATCTATTCTGCCTGGTTCAAAAGCAATTAAAAAACAAAGACTCGGCAGAAGCTATTGCTGGCGAGGTCAAGAGGCGTTATCCTTACCAGCCTGTCTGA
- the nadD gene encoding nicotinate-nucleotide adenylyltransferase gives MNNLILYGGTFDPVHQGHMNTALAVQNHFHFDCFSFLPCRIPLLKEEAHASGEQRVAMLTLALAELPATLNFKIDCTEIERDSPSYMVTTLSQLREKRGDEFPITLLLGQDTFYQLPAWHQWEKLLGLCNLLVIKRPSVVVQPPKALQLLLRHHENQQEGLLLTEKAGVIQQFNAGQYPISSTEIRRRLREGESISSGMLPISVMEYINAHGLYR, from the coding sequence TTGAATAACCTCATTCTTTATGGCGGCACCTTTGACCCGGTTCACCAGGGCCATATGAATACAGCCCTGGCTGTGCAGAATCATTTTCATTTTGATTGCTTTTCTTTTCTTCCCTGCAGGATTCCTTTATTGAAGGAAGAAGCACATGCGTCTGGAGAACAGCGTGTGGCCATGTTGACGCTTGCTTTAGCGGAGTTGCCGGCAACGTTGAACTTTAAAATCGATTGCACTGAAATTGAACGGGACTCCCCTTCTTACATGGTGACAACGTTAAGCCAATTGCGAGAGAAACGAGGTGATGAATTCCCTATTACTCTGCTCCTTGGTCAGGACACCTTTTATCAACTCCCGGCCTGGCACCAATGGGAAAAGCTGCTTGGTCTGTGTAATCTACTGGTTATAAAACGTCCTTCTGTCGTCGTTCAGCCTCCCAAGGCACTGCAGTTGCTGTTACGCCATCATGAAAATCAGCAAGAAGGTTTGCTTTTGACAGAAAAGGCAGGCGTCATTCAACAGTTTAATGCGGGGCAATACCCCATTTCTTCAACTGAAATCCGAAGGCGATTGCGTGAGGGCGAGTCCATCAGCAGCGGCATGTTACCCATTTCCGTCATGGAATACATCAACGCCCATGGTTTGTACCGCTAA